In Flavobacterium piscisymbiosum, the sequence GAATAATGAGTGCAGTTTATAGTGTAAAAGAAATTTATATCTACCCGATAAAAAGTTTGGCAGGAATTAGTTGCCAGCAAGCTTTAGCAGAAGAAATGGGATTCGAAAACGATCGCAGATGGATGTTGATTGATGCAGATAATCAAATGATAACGCAGAGAGAACATCGCATTATGAGTCAGTTTTATCCACAGATTTCAGACGGAAAAGTTAGCATTACTTTTCAGGATCAAAAGCATGAATTCTCTATTCATGAACATTTAGATAATTCGATAAAAGTGAATGTTTGGGACGATAAAAGCGAAGTTATAGAAGTGAATCGATCAACTTCAAAATGGTTTAGCGAACATTTGGGTTTTGAATGTAAATTGGTTAAAATCATCAAAAACGGAGATCGCAAACATGAAAATTCAAAATTAAAAGAAACTTTCAATGTAAGTCTTGCTGATGGTTATCCGTATTTAATGATAGGAAGTCAAAGCTTAGATTTTCTAAATGAAAAATTAACAGATAAAATTACTGTTTTAAGATTTCGCCCTAACATCGTAATAAGCAGCCAGAATCCTCATGAAGAAGATGATTTTACGACTTTTAAAATTGCAGAAGTTCAATTTAAAAATATAAAACCATGCGGAAGATGTATTATGGTAAATAATGATCCTGAAAATGGTAAATTAAAAAAAGAACCGCTCAAAACCTTAAGTAAATATCGAGTGGTCGATAATTCTGTTTTATTCGGGACAAATATTGTGAGTTTAAATTCAGGAATTATTAGTGTAGGCGATGAGATTGTATTTTAAAAATTCAGTTTTGTAAAGTTCCAATTGGTTGTATTAAAAAGTACTAACTCGTTTTTTAAAGTAGGTAATTCCAAAATCAATTTTAAGGTTTCGTGCGCCATCATAGTTCCAATAATTCCCGGAAGAGTTCCTAAAACGCCATTCAAATTACAATTCGGAACATCTTTTGGATCCGGCATTTCAGGAAATAAATCGCGTAAATTTTTACTTCCGTTGTGATTGAAAACCGCAACTTGACCTTCAAATTTTAGAATACTTCCGTAAACCAATGGTTTTTGTAAAGCAACACAAGTGTCATTTACCAGATAACGCGTTGCAAAATTGTCCGAACCATCTACAACAATATCATAGTGCTGAATTATTTTTTCAGCATTTTCAGCATTTAGTTTTTCTCTAATTGCAATTACTTCGATCAGCGGATTTAGTTTTGAAACCACTTCTTTGGCAACAACCGATTTTTCCTGACCAATTTCATTTTCAGTATATAAAATCTGACGATGCAAATTGTGAATTTCAATAGTGTCAAAATCCATAATTCCGATACAACCAACTCCTGCAGTCGAAATATATTGCAAAATAGGGCATCCTAAACCTCCTGCACCAATAACTAATGCCTTTGCTTTTTTTAGTTTTTCCTGACCTTCATCACCAATTTCGGGTAATATAGTTTGTCTGTTGTAACGAAGGAATTCTTGTATAATACTCATTTGGGGATTTTAGATTTTAGATTGTTGATTTTAGATTTTTGGAATTTGGAATTTGGAATTTATTTTTTGGAATTTTCTAGCTATAACTTTTATCCCAATCTTTCCAAACAGGTTCGTAACCTGAATTTGTTATGATTTGTGCAATTTCTTTTGCGGAGCGTTCATCGCTGATTTCAAATTGTTCCAGAGATTGCAGATCAACGACATAACCTCCGGGATTTGTTTTAGAACCGGCACTCATACTTGTAACACCAATTGGGATAATGTTGTTTCTGAATTTTTCATTTTCTCGGGTCGAAATTGAGATTTCCAGATCTTCATTCCACAAACGATAAGCACAAATCAATTGTGTCAAATCTTTATCATCCATAATAAAATTAGGTTCGATAATGCCTTCGGCAGGACGTAATCTTGGGAAAGAAACGGAATATTTAGTTTGCCAGTATTTCTTTTGAAGGTAATCGAGATGCAGTGCATTAAAAAAGCTATCGGTTCGCCAATCTTCCAAACCTAATAAAACGCCTAAACCTATCTTATGAATTCCTGCAGTTCCAATTCGATCAGGAGTTTCCAGTCTGTAATCGAAATTTGATTTTTTGCCTTTAGTATGGTATTTTTTGTAAACTTCCTGATGATACGTTTCCTGATACACTAAAACGGAATACACGCCAGCTTCGTGCAAACGCTCATAATCTTCGGTAGAAAGTGGCTGAACTTCTACAGAAATAATCGAAAACTCCTTGCTTATTAACGCAATTGCATTCAGGAAATAATTAATGTTTACAGTATAATTTGCTTCGCCCGTAACCAATAAAACGTGATCGAAACCAACATCTTTCAAAGCTTCAACTTCAAGTTTTATTTCAGCATCAGAAAGAGTTTTTCGTTTGATTTTATTGTCTAAACTAAAGCCGCAATAGGTACAAATGTTTTGGCATTCGTTGCTGAGATAAAGCGGTGCATACATTTGGATGGTTTTTCCAAAACGTTTCTTAGTGATTTCGTGGCATTCCTGTGCCATTTGCTCCAGATAATTTTGTGCAACGGGAGAAATCAGAACCAAAAAGTCATTGAGATTGCGTTTGGTTTTTGCCAAGGAGCGTTCTACATCTTTTGCTGATGTTTTGTATATTTTAGATTGAATATTATCCCAATTATATTGCTCAAATATTGCTTTAAATGTTTTCATTTGGATTTTGGTGTTTTACCGCAGATTTATCAGATAGATTAGATTTTATTTGCGACTCTATGTATATTATCTAGAATATTTGTGCAATTAAAATTGACTAATAACCCGAGTTTTTTATTTGTTAGTTTTAAATAAGTATTTAATTGTTTAAAGTGAATGGATTTCAATTCATCAACAGATTTCAATTCAACAATTACTTTGTCTTCAACCAATAAATCTAATCGAAAAGTGATATCTAATTCTATGTTATCATATTTAACGGGTAGATTAACTTGTTTGATGGTGTTTAATCCATCCTTATTTAATTGATAATATAAAGCGCTTTCGTAAATTGATTCTAATAATCCGGGACCTAAAGTATTGTAAACTGTAAAAATAGCACCTCGTATTTTATATGAAATTTCATTTTCGGACATAATAGTGATTTTAACTTTAAATCAAATTTAATGAAATTTCCTACTTTTTGTAAAAAAATTTCTCGCAGATTTGGCAGATTGAGCAGATTTTTTTTTTTCATTTTGTTAAATTTTATAAATCTGCTCAATCTGCCAAATCTGCGAGAGATTAAAACTAGTCATATAAAAATGATGTCAAAGGACTAGAAGCCACAGCATAATTCTGCTGATTTGCAATTCGGGCTTCAAATGCTTTTCGTCCTGCAATAACCGCTTCCTTAAACGCTTCAGCCATTAATTTCGGATTTCCCGCTACAGCAATTGCAGTATTAACCAAAACAGCATCGGCGCCAATTTCCATTGCTTTTGCAGCGTCAGATGGTGCGCCAATTCCGGCATCTACGATTACGGGAACATTGCTTTGTTCGATTATAATTTCGAGAAAATCTATTGTTTTAAGACCTTTGTTACTGCCAATTGGCGATCCCAAAGGCATTACGGCAGAAGTTCCTGCATTTTCTAAATGTTTGCATAAAACAGGATCAGCATGTATGTAAGGCAAAACGAAGAAACCAAGTTTGGCCAATTCTTCCGTTGCTTTTAAAGTCTCGATGGGATCCGGCATTAAGTATTTAGGATCGGGATGAATTTCTAGTTTTAGCCAGTTTGTTTCTAAAGCTTCTCTGGCCAATTGTGCAGCGAAAACAGCTTCTTTGACATTTCTAGCTCCTGAAGTATTGGGTAATAAATGAATATTTGGGTGTTGTAAATGCGATAAAATAGCATCGGTTTCGGTTTCTAAATCGATGCGTTTTAGGGCAACAGTCACCAACTCACTTCCTGAGGCTAAAATAGCGTCTTCCATTTCAAGGTTAGAACCAAATTTTCCGGTTCCTAAAAACAGGCGGGAGGTTAGTGTTTTATCTCCAATTTTAAACAATGACGTTTGCATATAACTTTTCGTTTAGTTGTTGAATTAACTTCTTCTTTTGATCACTATTAGTAATCATTCCTGATACGGCAATTCCGTGAATTCCGGTTTCCATTAAAGGATTTATATCATTTAATGTAATTCCTCCAATAGCATAAACAGGAGTTTTGAGATTGCTGTTTTTCATCTTTTCAATAATAGCAACATATCCTGATAAACCTAAAACAGGACTTAGTTTCTCTTTTGTTTTAGTAAATTGAAATGGACCAAGACCAATATAATCGCAGCCATTTTTAATATGATTTTTGATATCTTCAAAAGTATTTGCTGTTCCTCCAATGATTTTTGTACTGCCTAATATGGATCTGGCTTCGGCAATATTCATATCGGTTAAACCTAAATGAACTCCGTCGGCAGCAATTTGCTGAGCGAGATAGAGATTGTCGTTTATAATAAAATTGGCGAGATATTCTTCGCATAAAAACTTTGCTGCTTCTGCTAAAGCAAAAGTATCTTTGGTAGTTTGATTTTTAAATCGCATTTGTACCCAATCACAGCCTGCGTCCAGAGCCTGATGAATATTGTACAATTGTTCTTCGATTGTATTTCCTTGTGAGATGTACTGTAATTTGTTATACATAATGATATCCGATTAAAGTTGAATTTGAACTCAGGAATTTTTCTATGTAGGTTTTAGCATTTTTGCAAGCTTCTGTTAGCGTTTGATTTAAAGCGAGATTTGAGGCGATGGCAGAGGATAAAACACAGCCGGAACCGTGTTTTTCGAAGCATTTTTTATTAGACGGTAGGAAATCGATAATTTCATCTTTTAGAAATAAACGATCTGTTCCAATTTCAATAGGATTGTGCCCACCTTTTAATAAAACAGAAGTTGAGATTTCATTTTTAAGCGAAAGTTGATTCGAAATAAAACCTGGAAATAAGATTTCAGCTTCATTATAGTTGGGCGTAATCAAATCAATTTTGGATAGCATTTTATTCAACTCCAATTGGTTTTCAATTGTGGTGAAGTTGAAATCTGTAGTCGATTTTAAAACGGGATCCCAAACAATTTGTGTTGTTGGTGATAATGCTTTTATTACTGAAAGAATTTGGTTTAAATAATCTAACGAAGGAACAATCCCAATTTTTACTGATTGAATATTATAGCTTTTAAACAATGTTTCAATTGATCGAATAACAAAACTCAAATCAGTCCATTCAATTTCAAAAAACTCATTTTCAGTCTGAATGGTATTCGCCGTTGTAATGGCAAATCCGGTCACCTGATGTTGCTCAAATGTTTTAATGTCAGCCAAGACACCTGCGCCACCAATAGGGTCAAAACCTGCTATACTAAGTACGATTGGGCGATTTGTTGACATAATTTGAATTGTTTTATTGGGTTTTTGTTATTCCAGATTGTTCCTAAAAGAGCGACATCATCAAAACCGTTTTCTAATGTTTCTTTGATATTTTTAGCATCAATTCCGCCTAAAGCGATTACTTTTGTTTTGTAATTTGTTCTTCGTTTTAAAGCTTCAAAAAGATTAGTTTTTGGATGATAATTT encodes:
- a CDS encoding MOSC domain-containing protein — its product is MSAVYSVKEIYIYPIKSLAGISCQQALAEEMGFENDRRWMLIDADNQMITQREHRIMSQFYPQISDGKVSITFQDQKHEFSIHEHLDNSIKVNVWDDKSEVIEVNRSTSKWFSEHLGFECKLVKIIKNGDRKHENSKLKETFNVSLADGYPYLMIGSQSLDFLNEKLTDKITVLRFRPNIVISSQNPHEEDDFTTFKIAEVQFKNIKPCGRCIMVNNDPENGKLKKEPLKTLSKYRVVDNSVLFGTNIVSLNSGIISVGDEIVF
- a CDS encoding HesA/MoeB/ThiF family protein, producing the protein MSIIQEFLRYNRQTILPEIGDEGQEKLKKAKALVIGAGGLGCPILQYISTAGVGCIGIMDFDTIEIHNLHRQILYTENEIGQEKSVVAKEVVSKLNPLIEVIAIREKLNAENAEKIIQHYDIVVDGSDNFATRYLVNDTCVALQKPLVYGSILKFEGQVAVFNHNGSKNLRDLFPEMPDPKDVPNCNLNGVLGTLPGIIGTMMAHETLKLILELPTLKNELVLFNTTNWNFTKLNF
- the thiH gene encoding 2-iminoacetate synthase ThiH produces the protein MKTFKAIFEQYNWDNIQSKIYKTSAKDVERSLAKTKRNLNDFLVLISPVAQNYLEQMAQECHEITKKRFGKTIQMYAPLYLSNECQNICTYCGFSLDNKIKRKTLSDAEIKLEVEALKDVGFDHVLLVTGEANYTVNINYFLNAIALISKEFSIISVEVQPLSTEDYERLHEAGVYSVLVYQETYHQEVYKKYHTKGKKSNFDYRLETPDRIGTAGIHKIGLGVLLGLEDWRTDSFFNALHLDYLQKKYWQTKYSVSFPRLRPAEGIIEPNFIMDDKDLTQLICAYRLWNEDLEISISTRENEKFRNNIIPIGVTSMSAGSKTNPGGYVVDLQSLEQFEISDERSAKEIAQIITNSGYEPVWKDWDKSYS
- a CDS encoding GxxExxY protein, with product MSENEISYKIRGAIFTVYNTLGPGLLESIYESALYYQLNKDGLNTIKQVNLPVKYDNIELDITFRLDLLVEDKVIVELKSVDELKSIHFKQLNTYLKLTNKKLGLLVNFNCTNILDNIHRVANKI
- a CDS encoding thiazole synthase, producing MQTSLFKIGDKTLTSRLFLGTGKFGSNLEMEDAILASGSELVTVALKRIDLETETDAILSHLQHPNIHLLPNTSGARNVKEAVFAAQLAREALETNWLKLEIHPDPKYLMPDPIETLKATEELAKLGFFVLPYIHADPVLCKHLENAGTSAVMPLGSPIGSNKGLKTIDFLEIIIEQSNVPVIVDAGIGAPSDAAKAMEIGADAVLVNTAIAVAGNPKLMAEAFKEAVIAGRKAFEARIANQQNYAVASSPLTSFLYD
- a CDS encoding thiamine phosphate synthase, encoding MYNKLQYISQGNTIEEQLYNIHQALDAGCDWVQMRFKNQTTKDTFALAEAAKFLCEEYLANFIINDNLYLAQQIAADGVHLGLTDMNIAEARSILGSTKIIGGTANTFEDIKNHIKNGCDYIGLGPFQFTKTKEKLSPVLGLSGYVAIIEKMKNSNLKTPVYAIGGITLNDINPLMETGIHGIAVSGMITNSDQKKKLIQQLNEKLYANVIV
- a CDS encoding hydroxymethylpyrimidine/phosphomethylpyrimidine kinase, which gives rise to MSTNRPIVLSIAGFDPIGGAGVLADIKTFEQHQVTGFAITTANTIQTENEFFEIEWTDLSFVIRSIETLFKSYNIQSVKIGIVPSLDYLNQILSVIKALSPTTQIVWDPVLKSTTDFNFTTIENQLELNKMLSKIDLITPNYNEAEILFPGFISNQLSLKNEISTSVLLKGGHNPIEIGTDRLFLKDEIIDFLPSNKKCFEKHGSGCVLSSAIASNLALNQTLTEACKNAKTYIEKFLSSNSTLIGYHYV